One Narcine bancroftii isolate sNarBan1 chromosome 3, sNarBan1.hap1, whole genome shotgun sequence DNA window includes the following coding sequences:
- the nudt2 gene encoding bis(5'-nucleosyl)-tetraphosphatase [asymmetrical] codes for MSLRACGLIIFRLNAGRASTPEAVEFLLLQTSYGKHHWTPPKGHVDQGEDDFQTALRETEEEAGLESKHFNVLEGFKKEINYNVKNVPKTVLYWLAELKDNNIEIKLSKEHQMFCWLNVDEACKRVQYQEMQEALREAHQFISRNTSENK; via the exons ATGTCTCTGCGGGCTTGTGGCTTGATCATTTTCAGGTTAAATGCGGGCAGAGCTTCCACACCTGAAGCAGTCGAGTTCCTCCTTTTGCAGACATCTTACGGGAAACATCATTGGACGCCTCCCAAAG GGCACGTTGATCAGGGTGAGGATGATTTTCAAACGGCACTTCGTGAAACTGAAGAAGAAGCAGGACTTGAAAGCAAACATTTCAATGTGCTTGAAGGgttcaaaaaagaaattaattacaATGTGAAAAATGTACCCAAAACTGTTCTCTATTGGTTGGCTGAACTAAAGGACAATAATATAGAAATAAAACTTTCCAAGGAGCACCAGATGTTCTGCTGGTTAAATGTAGATGAGGCTTGTAAACGTGTTCAATATCAAGAAATGCAGGAAGCTCTGAGAGAGGCTCACCAGTTCATCAGCAGGAACACcagtgaaaataaataa